The following proteins are co-located in the Xyrauchen texanus isolate HMW12.3.18 chromosome 43, RBS_HiC_50CHRs, whole genome shotgun sequence genome:
- the ccna1 gene encoding LOW QUALITY PROTEIN: cyclin-A1 (The sequence of the model RefSeq protein was modified relative to this genomic sequence to represent the inferred CDS: deleted 1 base in 1 codon): protein MATRGVVTLSSRSCKENIMGLGRMNGLCAHKPGQREVLGVLSANDQHSRVFGQVASKYQPAFHDPSVHDFTTCQSSAGVHVSETVLVQSTKSDGSFLLSSELLLLDDAVNDIGSGLCMDASVQSLPEEEAAASENTLCVPGYTEDIHRHLRKCEVKYRAKPSYMRKQPDITNCMRIILIDWLVEVAEEYKLCSETIFLAVNYLDRFLSCMSVLRGKLQLVGTAAILLAAKYEEVYPLEVDAFVYITDCYTYTKKQLLRMEQHLLRVLTFDMTAPTAHQFLIQYNLEAHLCARTVNLALYLSELSLLEMDPFVQYLPSTIAAAAYCLANYTLNGALWPDNLYAFTGYTLAVICPCLKELHKLHLCAGHRPQQAIQEKYKRAKYCGASLLKPVEALPVP, encoded by the exons ATGGCAACCCGCGGCGTCGTTACTCTTTCCAGTCGTAGCTGTAAGGAAAACATTATGGGTTTGGGAAGAATGAATGGCCTGTGCGCTCACAAGCCCGGCCAAAGGGAAGTTCTCGGTGTTTTGAGCGCGAATGACCAACACAGTCGAGTATTTGGCCAG GTTGCATCCAAATATCAACCAGCTTTCCACGATCCTTCTGTCCATGACTTCACCACTTGCCAGTCCAGTGCTGGTGTCCATGTGTCTGAAACAGTCCTGGTCCAGTCAACTAAATCAGATGGCTCATTCTTGCTGTCCTCCGAGCTGCTTCTGCTTGATGATGCTGTCAATGATATTGGCTCAG ggttgtGCATGGATGCATCTGTGCAGTCCTTGCCagaggaagaagccgctgcttcAGAGAACACCTTGTGTGTTCCAGGATATACAGAGGACATCCATCGACACCTGCGTAAATGCgaa GTTAAATACAGGGCCAAACCAAGCTACATGAGAAAGCAGCCTGACATAACCAACTGCATGAGGATTATCCTTATTGACTGGCTGGTTGAGGTTGCAGAGGAATACAAGCTGTGTTCGGAGACTATCTTCCTGGCTGTGAATTACCTGGACCGCTTCCTTTCATGCATGTCTGTCCTGAGAGGAAAACTGCAGCTTGTGGGAACTGCTGCCATACTTCTGGCAGC gaaatatgaGGAGGTGTATCCTCTGGAAGTGGATGCGTTTGTGTACATCACAGATTGT TACACCTACACAAAGAAACAGCTGCTTCGAATGGAGCAACACTTGCTCCGAGTGCTTACCTTTGACATGACTGCACCCACCGCTCACCAGTTTTTGATTCAGTACAATTTGGAGGCGCATCTCTGTGCCAGGACTGTGAATCTTGCTTTG TATCTTTCAGAGTTGAGCCTGCTTGAAATGGATCCTTTTGTGCAGTATCTGCCTTCCACAATTGCTGCTGCTGCATATTGTCTGGCCAACTACACCCTAAATGGGGCTCTGTGG CCTGACAACTTGTATGCCTTCACTGGTTACACTCTGGCAGTCATTTGCCCTTGTTTGAAGGAGCTTCATAAGCTCCATTTATGCGCTGGACATCGACCCCAGCAGGCTATCCAGGAGAAGTACAAGAGGGCCAA ATATTGTGGTGCATCTCTACTCAAGCCAGTGGAGGCTCTACCAGTCCCCTAA